A genomic window from Neoarius graeffei isolate fNeoGra1 chromosome 5, fNeoGra1.pri, whole genome shotgun sequence includes:
- the LOC132886277 gene encoding uncharacterized protein LOC132886277 yields MPRKGRRSEAARRRWSKLDLEEPTPSTFPLKTVCPPPGRRGAFHRVEDQGDPPPCSRAPVSNLVGSSPPAKPFWSTGDVLPKVRPCRGTGFRHRVLRWPTSKLTGRSHKLVIPPESPDKKFVLIVGDSHLRSIADGFAVMPEGKFSFGVMSTPGAHAAQLRTEVLHADLPRAPAAVCVLAPSNNLTASRTIEEAAVDYASFLTAVRSRWPEVFVLDVLLRQEYHRVTARMGVRYFSVAEHFPLTRLELWSRDGVHLSDREGMGILTQLLWAVTEQFLKTPPPPPVSPTPSQPLGKVSPKLVVKGEVCAPLSPDPFQWKVVGRRSKVSKVYYIVCLHVFGYILVNGFTVVIKKHLFNQM; encoded by the exons ATGCCAAGGAAGGGGAGGAGGTCTGAGGCGGCCAGGCGCCGATGGAGTAAGCTCGACCTGGAGGAGCCGACTCCCTCCACTTTCCCCCTGAAG ACGGTGTGTCCCCCCCCCGGCCGGAGAGGAGCCTTCCACAGGGTCGAGGACCAGGGAGACCCACCCCCCTGCTCCCGAGCTCCAGTCAGCAAC TTGGTTGGATCTTCACCCCCAGCCAAGCCTTTCTGGAGCACGGGAGATGTCCTTCCCAAAGTTCGGCCAT GCCGCGGTACCGGGTTCCGCCATCGGGTGCTGAGGTGGCCAACTTCAAAGCTCACAGGACGGAGCCACAAGTTGGTCATCCCGCCGGAGTCTCCTGACAAGAAG TTCGTTCTGATTGTTGGGGACTCCCACCTGCGGTCCATCGCGGACGGTTTCGCCGTGATGCCAGAGGGTAAGTTCTCGTTTGGCGTCATGTCGACCCCTGGGGCCCACGCTGCTCAGCTGCGGACGGAGGTCCTGCATGCTGATCTTCCTCGGGCCCCTGCTGCGGTCTGTGTTCTTGCCCCCAGCAACAACCTGACGGCGAGCAGGACCATCGAGGAGGCAGCCGTCGACTATGCAAGTTTCCTCACTgctgtgaggagccgctggccggAG GTTTTTGTGCTGGAC GTCCTCCTGCGCCAAGAGTACCACCGCGTGACAGCTCGTATGG GTGTGAGGTACTTCTCTGTGGCGGAGCACTTCCCCCTTACGCGCTTGGAGCTGTGGAGCAGAGACGGC GTTCACCTGAGCGACCGTGAAGGGATGGGCATCCTCACCCAGCTGCTGTGGGCCGTGACGGAGCAGTTCCTCAAGACACCACCACCTCCCCCGGTGTCTCCCACTCCTTCACAGCCACTTGGGAAGGTATCTCCTAAGCTGGTTGTGAAGGGAGAGGTATGTGCTCCTCTGTCTCCTGACCCCTTCCAGTGGAAGGTCGTTGGTCGGAGAAGCAAGGTTAGTAAAGTTTATTATATTGTGTGTTTACATGTGTTTGGGTACATTTTGGTGAACGGGTTCACAGTTGTAATTAAAAAGCATCTATTTAATCAAATGTGA